The Notamacropus eugenii isolate mMacEug1 chromosome 4, mMacEug1.pri_v2, whole genome shotgun sequence DNA window CTTCCTTCCCCCATCTTGGCGCCCCAATGCCGGCGCCGATCCGGGGCTGCTGGCCAGTGCTGACTATGCCGAGGCTGAGGCGGCGGGGGGCGCTGCGGGAGCCCGCGGGCTGCTGCTACTGCCTAGTGGCGGCGCTGgccctgctactgctgctgctgcctgcagGCTGCCCTGTGCGGGCACAGAACGACACCGAGCCCATAGTTCTGGAGGGCAAGTGCTTAGTGGTGTGCGACTCCAGCCCGTCGGCGGACGGCGCAGTCACTTCCTCCCTGGGGATCTCTGTGCGCTCGGGTAGCGCGAAGGTGGCTTTTTCCGCGATTCGGAGCACCAATCATGAACCATCCGAAATGAGCAACCGCACCATGACCATCTATTTCGACCAGGTCAGCCCAGCCAGCCGTCTACCCTCCTGTTGGTCCTCAAAGATTAGGCTTTGGGGTGGGGCTGAGGGGAAGGAAGGTCTGGAGACAGTTTTATGTGGCAAGATGCTTTGATTCCATCTGTCACTTTGGCTCtttggactctctctctctctctctctctctctctctctctctctctctctctctctctctctctctctctctctctctctctctctctttctctctctctctcttcttcctccccctgccccccatacCTTTACGTCCTGTGGTTCTATACTATATCTCTGCACTTCACTCCTCCACCCCATCATCACTAAGT harbors:
- the CBLN2 gene encoding cerebellin-2 isoform X2, with product MPAPIRGCWPVLTMPRLRRRGALREPAGCCYCLVAALALLLLLLPAGCPVRAQNDTEPIVLEGKCLVVCDSSPSADGAVTSSLGISVRSGSAKVAFSAIRSTNHEPSEMSNRTMTIYFDQVSLMQNGYPVISAFAGDQDVTREAASNGVLLHMEREDKVHLKLERGNLMGGWKYSTFSGFLVFPL
- the CBLN2 gene encoding cerebellin-2 isoform X1, with protein sequence MPAPIRGCWPVLTMPRLRRRGALREPAGCCYCLVAALALLLLLLPAGCPVRAQNDTEPIVLEGKCLVVCDSSPSADGAVTSSLGISVRSGSAKVAFSAIRSTNHEPSEMSNRTMTIYFDQVLVNIGNHFDLASSIFVAPRKGIYSFSFHVVKVYNRQTIQVSLMQNGYPVISAFAGDQDVTREAASNGVLLHMEREDKVHLKLERGNLMGGWKYSTFSGFLVFPL